In the genome of Balearica regulorum gibbericeps isolate bBalReg1 chromosome 14, bBalReg1.pri, whole genome shotgun sequence, the window GATCATCAGCATTAGAACAAGCCTTAATTTTATATGCATGTTTCTAGAGTAGAAAACACAGGATAATCATCACTAAAAACTCTCCATTAGAGCAAACATTAATGCATCATGATTTTATGCTAAAGCAGAGAAAGTTTCTGTACTTCAGAGTGCTTTGCATATCCAGGATAATCTTCAGCTCACTCTTGCATTCTCCTGCCCATTCAATGCAATGCAGAATCTAAATGTCACATTATGAGCCTGCCGCAAAGATCATGCCCTAAGAAACAATTAAACCAGGTAGATTTCTTCTTTAAGAAGAGACTTAATGCTTCCTGCCCCGCCCCCCACTCAAGATAGCCAATTCTATTATATTACCTGTAAAATATTAGCATAGAAAAGACTCATTCTAAGTTTTAACCAAGTTTCCAAGCCAATTCTTTGCAAGATACATGACAGTTGCACACAGGGAGTCTCAGCACAAGATTTCTCCATTTAATTACACAGGGTATTAGTAGGTTAATTTGCAGTAACTGATGCTTCCATAGAGGTATATAGCCAGTTTTGGTTTTTCAAGcaagtgcagaaaaaaaggcaggacAGGAGAGGGATAATGAAAGACATCACATGCAAAAGGATCACGCTTGAGGACAGTTAATATCCCAAACCACATATAGCCACACTTACTCTAATCACCAAAAGCCCAGTGGAACTTCCATAAGAGCTGCTTGTCTCCAAACTAGCTGGAGATGGACTCATCCACTCACTGCCACACCAGCAGTTTGCTATTAACTGTCCTCACCCAAATAAAATACTAAGGTTTCAAGCAAGCTTTGAAAGAGCAAGTCTGAAGCAAGCAGATTCCAAGCCTACCATCATATGACCCACCGAAGGTCTCCCTTAGGTTGTGATCCTTCTCAACCTGCTACCACACTTTCTCTGAGCTGATGCTTTCCACTAACATAACAATGTAGATGTGATTGAACTATATAGCAATACTTCCCAGACTCTCTCCACACAGGGAGAGAAGTGGACTGCATTTACACAGGATAACCACAACAGTGAGTGAAGTCCCTACAAGCCAAGTCTTGaattgtgatttatttcttcaaTCATCACTGATTGTAGGGTTTATAAAGGCATAGAGCCCTCTCTGACCAGGAGCAGATGAGACTTTCCTCACTGCTAGAACAAAATCTAGATCCCTTGTTCCTCCGAACTAAATCCCACAGTGATCAAGAACTTAATGTCATGGGGCAATTAAACCCCAACCACcatcactgattatttttttttttaagtatctgcCAAAATAAAGCCAATCAAGCATTACCATGTTTTCTATGCAAGTGTAAACCTTGCGTTGTTTGACTCTTGACTGCTCCAttcattttctccaaaattaattttgagaagGCAGAGTCCAACATAGCACAACCCATTTCACCTGTCTAGCTGCCCTTTTTATGAACTCATATTGTAGCAactcccattaaaaaaaattagctcagactttttcctgatattttagGGGGAGCATTTAACACAGAAGTTACAAACTGTTTTTAACCTATTATTTCTCCATTGTCTTTAAATCTTGCTCTAGCAGCATACTAAATTGCTTCCTATTCTTCCACACATCTGGCTAACAATGTGCACATTGAACAACTGTTTCAAGCGtggaagcagcaaaggaaaggcATGCTTTAGCAGTGTTAAACGTTCCGGTTTATCTTTCCAATGGACACAGCAGGGAAGAGCGCAGCATTGCAAAATGGAGTGTGCAGATTATGGAAAGGCCAAAGCTTAAAGGACTTAAGAGCTCCCACTCACTAGTGAAGGACTTATCCAGAGGTTTCTCTATGACAGAGCATGTGGAGTCTGaactactgctgctgctactgcctggaaaacagaaatgcgTCCCACAGAAAAAcccagagaggaagaaacatgCAGATGGGAAGTTAGttctaaaggaaagaaacccaGAAGGGCCAGCAACCTAGTTCAAAAAGGCACAAGTTCCCATTAGGAAGTATTTGCTAGGATCCCTCCCAGACTCAGCTTGCAAAGCCACCATTTCCCAGCACAAAATAACATGCTCCGAAAGACGCTTCAGTTAAAACCCATCTTAACCAGCCTACAGCTTAAAACATGCCAAGGCAGCTTCCATTTCAAGCaacaacagcacagaaaaccagATCATAGTGGAGAAGGCTGTGGATATCTGCAGTAGCAGAGGATTCAGTGACCAGGAGTCCTTTCCAGTCTGATGTACATGGCAATGTGCACTTTTCCCTCTGGAAGGCCAAACCAGCTTGCACAGGGACAGTTACTGTGCGTGCTCCTGCTGAGCAACATCTGTACTTTGGGAACTTAACTAGAGTAGCTTGTTTGGAGGTTGAGTTAGTCACAGTTATTCGCCCCCTACTCCTCTCAAGCAGCGTTTTGAAGGTGGTCTCCTCCTGGGAGGAGATTTGGGCAGGACTTGGTTCTTGATGGAAACAGCGGTCAATCTTTTTGCTTCTAGAAGTTACcaaaaggtgaaaaatgaagttgttaCAACTATTGCCAAAGGTATGACAAAGGTCATTTATGACTCTATTTGGACAGATACCAAAGTGAAGAGAGTGCATCTAAGGCAGGAATACTTTAAAAGGAATCTTTGAAACAGATTTGGGTGCTTCAGGACAGGAAGGCAGTTTGAGTGTCAAAGTTACTGTACTAGACAAGCTAGAAGTTGAGGTGTAGCACTGGGCTTCACTTCTCTACTCCCCATGAAGAAACATCAGAAAGGTTCCAGGGGTGTAGCAAGCTTCCTGGAAACTACAGCATCCCACAGGACACAGTGACCTGCAGTTCCAGGTGCAGCAACGTCCCTTGGAGTTTAGAGGTTTAGCTGTAACATGGTAATTTAACACTGGTGTCAGACAAAGCAAACTTCACCATGGGATTTCCAGAGTGCTCCCAAACAAGGGATGTGCAGCTCCCATTTGGCTTTACAGCTTGCACAAAGACACCCAAAGGTCAAGTTTTTCTCCTCTAGCAACATAAAATAGGACACCAGAAGAGTCAGTTACTGAACATCTGTAAGACAGATGAATCCTTTGCTTAAACCACAGCCAAAATTCCCCTCCAACCATTCCCATGGTTATAAAAACTGTATCTGCCTACCAATTGATCTTTGGTGCCTTCTGCCTCCCACCTCTCTGAGCAGGGGAAGTTCCACACCACCAGTCGCAAGCCATACACAGCCACCTTGCGGCAACCAGGGAGCCACCACAAAAGAGGATGCTACCACAAGCACAACTACCCAAGTGGAAGCAGATACTAGACAGGTTCAGAGCTGTCCATCTACAGAAACGGCACCAAATAGCTTCGTTTCTAGGAGAGGCATGATAATTGCAGCGGCAGTAGTGCAGCTCTATACCTCCACTTTTTCCCGCCTGGCTTTGGCTACAGTTTCTGACACCAGCTCCTGGGTAAGAGGAGATTGGTGACACTGACAGGAGTTTCTACTGCCTTACCCCGCCGTTTCTTCCGcttttccccatcctctccAATCTCCCCATCGtcatcttcatcctcctcttcagAATCACTGGTCTCGGAACCAGATATCTCTTCCCCTAGAAAAGAAGTGTGAGCTTTTTGATGTGCTTCCCTTCACCTCATATCAGCTTATTACTGTGACAGCGGCATTCATCCAAACCCAGCAGTGTCCAACATCAGCTTACAACCATCTGCAGAAGTCATTAACTGTTAAGCAGACAGCTTGCCACAGCTCAGgaaacttaaggaaaaaaatcaagataagCAATTTAATGCTGTGAAGTCAGTGTGTATATGTTAAAGCTCAAGCGTGCTTTTCATGGGAAATACAGCATCCTTGCACTGCTGAAGCATTAAGCTACAAAATTTTCCTAGCAGGATCTCACCGTACTTTCTCTTCCATCTCAGATGGAGGAGAAAGGTCAGATGAGCAAAAGTTCTCACAGACTTGCTACTTAATCAGACACCTGTATACATGAAGCTAGATAGCTGTTAATTGAGAAAACAGCCAGTTTCACAAGCATTTATCACCGCTGCCATTGCAAACATGATGCTCAGATGTTTCAGGCCAAGTTTGGAAACCAAATTGAATAGAATCCAACACTTAACATCCCAGCCTCTCAGTAACATTAGCAAGCACGAGGCTGTTTGTTCTGCAGCTTAGAGTCTAGAATTTAAGCACACACCCTCAGCTCACCAGCAATGAAACAGGTACACCAAGCTCCCAGCCCTTGAAGAAAAAGTTACTGAgcatttctcctgcttctcctgaaTGGGGCAGACCCCAGACCCCAAACAGCAAGTCATGTTGGGGTTACTGCTACAACTGTTCCACCCTGTGAGCCAAGGGCGCTGTTTAGTAAGCATCCCTCTGGCACGGTCCTCCAATGTCAATGGACTAATAGCGCCACAAGGCCATGAAGTTACAGAGCTTAAGAAGCTTCTTGTTTCTCTATGCATTGTCTGAAAGTCAGCCCCAGTTCTAGCTCCACAGATTTGATTCATTTTTCTccaacaccccctccccccaagaAAACCCATACATCCCTTCTCCTCAAACAGGGAAAACATTAGACTTTGTTACAGTACATTTCAACCCCCCAGGCCATGCCCAGAGCCTGCTGCACACCCCCAAGCCAGGCCAGGAGCTGTGGCTCCCCGGTGCCCAGTGCCACCTAGCGGGCAACGCCAGGCCCTGCCACCCCGGGGTACCGCTCCCGTGACATCCTCAAGTAGCAAAGAATTCGCACTCAGTGAGCACCGGTGTAGAGAGAAACACTAGGAGGAAGGGGAATCTCACCTTCTTCCAGTTTTTTCTTAAGctcttcaatttctttttgaaactggCGGAGCAAAGCATCCTTGGGATCTTCATTAATCCTGGCCTTGTTCTTGATGTTCTTGGCTCGGTTTGCATACCTGAGAGTGCTGATAGTCTCATCGTAGTTGTAGTCTGCTGGACCAATGTTTGCACACTGTGACACACAGAGGACCAAGTTACTGGAGGACAGAGCATCAGAGCCCAGAACAATAATTTCAGGGACCCATCCCCAGCTCTGTCAATCTCACACTACTCTTTCCCAAGGTTTCCTGCTGCTTCTACACCAAAGCTGCTTTTGGCTATCCAAgcacagcttttatttcatttcatgcaCATGTGTACATTTGCACTGCGTTCAGAACCTCATAGGTACAGAtgcaaagataaaagaaaaaacgcACATAAGTTCTCTGAGCTGCAAACAGCTCTGAACTAAAGAGGTAAATGCCAGGTTGTTCTCCTGGCAAAGTCACTATGCTATCCCTGTGAAAACACAGCTTGATAGCTGGCTCTGGAAAGGGCATCTCTCAGCTTACCATCATGGTTTTGGAGTTGCCTCCCAGAGAATCCTGAAGGAGTCGTGTAAGTTTGGAGTTACGGTAGGGCACATGGGTGCTCTTGCCATCCACCAGCGCAGAGATGACATTCCCCAGTGTGGAAAGAGAGAGGTTGATCTTAGTGGCTTCCTTCAGCCGCTGCCCCGTGGCTCCAGTTTTTGCCTGTCTTTCAGAACCCTGGAAAAGGAACAGGAAGCAGAAGTTACAACAGATCCTCTAATACATCTCCTTCCTCCAAAGACGACCAACTACACCTGAAGTCTTGCTAGCAGCTATGTCACTAAGCACCTCAACCATTATTAGAGAACCTGGCTAAGCACCTCAGACATTAAAGAAAAGTCTAACAGGTCTTAACTGAAGCTTTCAATGCCAGCAAATTGTGGATTGCTCAAAGTAATACAGCTGGGAAAATAGAGATTTCATCCCCATGAACAAAAATTTAATGAGAAGCAAGTCAGCAGTTACAAGGCACCTCAGCTGGAGCTGCTAAGCACCACATCCAACCTTTCCTATCAGCAGatcaagagagaaaagcaacactgcaattattttaaagtttcataCAACAACCTGAGCATACATCATGTAAATTAAGTTAACATTCAAACACTGAATGCCTTTACTCTCCTCTTTCCTGCATCTTCTCCAGAAGTACTCCGGTGTAAACCTTGGGCTAAAGGCACATTTTACCAGCACACATACATTGGAGGGAACCTGCAAGTAATGAACTGTGTGGTCACAACCCTCTAAAAAAGCCTCTTATGAAGGCCCAGTTCCGCTGTCCAGAGAGCTCTTTCCAATGTAGTTTATCCATTTAATGATTAATTTACAGAAGCAAGAGAGCCCTTTTACTGGGACAGGCTCTAGCTACACTAAAGGGTCTTCCTGGTACACCTCTGATTTAAGGCCCCTAGTGGATACTTCACAGAAGTCAAGCGTCAAAGCGAAGTCAGGCTTTAGCCATGAAATATGGGACATGCCCTTTACTGTGCCTTCAACAGTGTGTACACGAGCAACGATACCCACCACGCGTTATTACAGACCTGGCTGTTCCTACTTACAGCAAGATCGACCAGGTGAAGTTTGCCCATGCGCACGTGCATGTTTCCATCCACCCCCTTCTCACTGCACTCAATAGTGATAGTGAAGATGGCGTGTGAACGAGAGCTGTGTTCATTCATGTTTGTGGCACCAACAGAACCTTTTAATAGAGAGATAAAGCAATATTGTCTTCAGAAGGTATCACATGCTTCCATAACACTCTTGCTGCTCTCAAAGGAGCCTTATCCCCACCTCTTCACCCAGCCCTGTTTTTCAGAGGATGGAAGATGGATGCTCAGACTCAGCAGCAAACTGTATTCTTGGGCACTGAAGGTGCAGCATAACTCCAGCCTGGACTAGCAGAAGTGCTACGGCCTGCTGTAGCTCTAAGCCAACCAGACTCCCATCCCAAGAGCAGCAGTAGTTCTCATCTGTTTCTTTAAGACTACAAAGATCAGTAGCCCAAGGCACTCACAGCTGGTCCCTGAAAACAGCTGTATATTGAGAAATAAGGACACAGCAATCCATGCCAAGAGCAACAGTAGTCAGAACTGTCAGTCATAAAAGGATCTGAGCTTAACTAAGAAGTGTTCCAGAAAACATAAGCCATCTCCCACTCACAGCACAGGGCTAGTTGTTCATCCTGAGCAgatctgaaggggaaaaagaaccAAGACACACACTAGCAGTTCTGACAACACTGACTGCCCTCATTGCATCCTCCCCTTTGCCGTTTCCCCCACTGGCACTGGCCAATGTGGGAGGCACAGCCTTCTTTACCTGTCCCTGCACAAAAGGGGTTTGGGAGGGGATACCCTTTTTGCTCCGCTCAGCTGAACAATCTTTCCAGCATTAGGACTAGGAGCTCTCACTGTGGGGAGACCTTTGCTCTGCCCGAGCTACAAACCCGCCCACAGCAAGGCTACGTACGGTTCTTGTGGCCCAGAGTCATGATTCTGTCCATATCATCTGCATTGTTTACGACATAAGCTGAAAGGTCTTTGATATAAACTCCCACATCAGGTCTCTCTTTAACCTAAAAGAGAAACAGTTGAGATGGAGCACCCTTAGGAGATCCCTGATAGCAAATTTCAGTGGTACTGTAATAGTACAGTGATTTACTCCTCCAGGTTCTGGTTTGCACATAAAACAGTCCAACACTCTGAATCAGAGCAGCTAAGGAACAAAAACTCAGGCAGGACAATATTCCACTGGTTTCCCTTGGTGGCAAATAGTGACTTCAAATCTCAGTCTCCAATTCCTAGACAGACTGCCAAGGGGCCCTTGGGGTAGAATTGACTCAGATGAAGCAGCCAGTTTCTCACTACGTAACTGACCAAGCAGAAAAGATGCAGAGATGTCAGTAGTGACATCCAGCTACCATATCTTAAAGGCAATAGCACATGTGCTGAGAGGCCTGACCTCTCACTTCCCTTCAAGTGATTCTCTggtctttaaaatacaatattgcTCACTGattgaaaacaaacaccacattCAGAAGAGCAGGCTCACCTCTAATCTCTGTGTCTGGTCTTTTCCTAGCAAGTCCCGCACCTCTTCATTGTAAATTTCCAGGTAAGACACACGAACTAAAAACCTGAAGGCAAACAGTTGGGTAACTTTCTTAATAAGAGATTTATTAGAGTCCAGCAAACACAATCACAGAgtgcaaaaaacccacaacaataTACCAACACAATCCTGCTACCCCGTCAAGAACTGCCCAAGTAGGAGTCTTTTGGCTAGGGCCAGAGGTACCCTTTCACTTGCCATTGTCAAGGTCAGGCTCTTACTACAGATGGACAGACAAAAAGACAGAAGCTGCTTACCTTGTATCCCCCTCTGCCTTGGCAATGTGACCAAATATATGGGCAAAGGAATTAGGAATGATGCCTCTAAGCTCAGGAACTGCTCGGACCCCTTCCATCGTAAAAGTTTTGCCTGTTCCAGTCTGCCCGTATGCAAAAATAGTACCTGAAGGATAAGAAGATATACAAACAAGCTCTAAGAGGTTGCTAACTGCAGTTTTACTTCTCAGCCTGATAGCGCTAAACACCTCTATGGAGTTGAAATTTTCCACCCACTCTAACAGATACTGTACAAAGCTAGGAGCAACAGAAGCGCTGGACAACCACAGCAAACAAGGCTGAGCCACTGTTTTATCCAGCCTGCAAGAAATCCAAGAAAAAGTCAGCTTGTTTTAACTCTGCAGAGCAATTAAAGTATGGAGTGCTAGTAAACTTAGGTCTCACACACAAATAATTAAGGCAAGCCCAATTAATATCATGGTCAATTAGAGGAAGGTCATTATATACCAAATGCAAAAATCAACTACTGCTAGTGCCCTAagccacagcagaaacagcacaaGGCTTCTACAACACAGGCCACAGCAGAAGCCCGGTTCTGAACCTGCAGATGCAGCTACAATTTGGACTAGATAATCAGCCTGTGCAGGAAGACATCCAGAAAATCTACTGAGATCCCAGACTCTGGTACTCCAGAAATGTACTGGTTCTTAAGTTTAGCCTAACACTGCTGAAAACTCAAGTTTTGATTGTCAAGCCACTGACGTTACAGTTTGGAAAAGATGAATTATCAGCTGAAACCTGGGTGTGTTAGCACAAGAGCTTATTAGGCATTTTacaaacctttaaaaattttgtttataGCATACTGTTATGGAAAGCAATAGTTTGCTTTCCTATAGCATCTGCTTTCCTTTACATAACACATTTACATGCataacagacacacacacaaatcgGTCATACTCTTCCCAGCTGTAGGAAGCAACAGATTATCTGTGGGGTAGGGAAGATGTGTTTAACTAGTCATCTTAGTTTAAACCAGCAAAGTTTAGAGGAGAAAATGCAGTAGTTATATGCACAAGTCTGGTATGCATACCTAGTTACTGCAGGACCGTGGCAGCTGCCTGGTTACTGAAATTCTATAGTGAAGGACTGCTGAGAATTCTGATAATGAGataaagtttatattttttgcaaacagaagatacagaataaaaacatacaGCTAATTGACCTCTGCTGAGTCTTGCTCATCACCAATCTCCCACTGTTAACAATCATAGTAGGTACAACCACTGCGATTACTCAGAAGAGCAAGTACCTTCAGGCTTTTTTTAAGTTCAAGGCCATGACAGAAACAATACAGGGCCATAGCCCTCAGCAGGTGAAATTCCCTTAAATATGATCAGCAGGAACTCTAACAGTGTAGAGAATAGGAGATGGGATCCTTGACTTAAAACAACAAGGGACTTACCATTGTATCCTTCTAGGACAGAGTCAATAATAGGTCTTGCAGTTAAGTTATAGACATCCAGCTGTTTACTCTCTGGTCCAAACACTGTGTCAAATGTAAATGTCTTGGGAGGCTCATTGGAGGAGTCTGTTTTATGAACAGTTATAGTTCCTCTCATCTCATCTACATTGACTGCCATTTTGTAGCCCGTAGCTTTCTCTCGTTCATTGAGAGGCCGGCATCGAACAACAACCTTGACATTATCACAGCTCTCTGGCTTGTCCAGCTTCTCAGGCTTGTTGatctataattattttaaaaagcaagaaaaatacacagGCTGTAACACTACTGTTAACATACTTGTGCGTTTAAGCACAAACACTGTTGAATCAACTCAAGTAAATGCATACCTTTCCACAGGATCATGAACTTGGACTTAAAACCAGAACTGGTTTAGAATTAAAGCTGAGAGAATAATGTATGCTTATTCAGTCAATGCAATCTTCCTCTGTTTGCTAACATGGAAACCAACTGAGTAAAACTTGAGAATTTCACAGTCAAGATCATCTATTAACTTCTTCAATAAACGATTTAATGCTAGCAAACATTCTGCAAGCAGTTTGCTGGAAGCGGGTGCAGCAGTGCGGTTCTACGTTAACACAATGACCAGGCTCTCAGCAGAGCACACAAGCCTCAAACCTTACAGATGACAAGCAGATACCAGTGAGCACTGGCTGAAGGGAACTCATTTAAGTTACAAGCTTCAGTGCACTTGCTGAATTTTGAATTTAACCATTCAGAAAATTCAAATGCTGTATTATAAAACCTCACaagccttttctttcacagagtagttaaatacaaattttgaaGCACTGCCGATTAATTTGATGTCACATGCTTCTCCTGATTAAATAAACCTAAAACCCAATTGATCTAGTAAACTCTAAGACACCACCCTCGGCAGTAAGTGCTGTAGCTGAGCATTTAGCTACTTCTCAAGCAGCTATCTTGGATGTCAACAAGAAACAAACTGCTTCCAAGCGCCTCTCCCACCCGCTGCCAGCTGCCCAGATTCCTCTCAGGCCTGAGCGGAGGCCAGAAATGCCTTCTGCCGCTCTGGTGAGAGCCAAGAGCCGATTAGCCTCATCCGGGGCGGAGGAGGGATCCTACGGTCTGACTGTGCCACCGTGGGTGCAAG includes:
- the KIF3A gene encoding kinesin-like protein KIF3A isoform X1; this translates as MPINKPEKLDKPESCDNVKVVVRCRPLNEREKATGYKMAVNVDEMRGTITVHKTDSSNEPPKTFTFDTVFGPESKQLDVYNLTARPIIDSVLEGYNGTIFAYGQTGTGKTFTMEGVRAVPELRGIIPNSFAHIFGHIAKAEGDTRFLVRVSYLEIYNEEVRDLLGKDQTQRLEVKERPDVGVYIKDLSAYVVNNADDMDRIMTLGHKNRSVGATNMNEHSSRSHAIFTITIECSEKGVDGNMHVRMGKLHLVDLAGSERQAKTGATGQRLKEATKINLSLSTLGNVISALVDGKSTHVPYRNSKLTRLLQDSLGGNSKTMMCANIGPADYNYDETISTLRYANRAKNIKNKARINEDPKDALLRQFQKEIEELKKKLEEGEEISGSETSDSEEEDEDDDGEIGEDGEKRKKRRDQAGKKKVSPDKMVEMQAKIEEERKALETKLDMEEEERNKARAELEKREKDLLKAQQEHQSLLEKLSALEKKVIVGGVDLLAKAEEQEKLLEESNMELEERRKRAEQLRKELEEKEQERLDIEEKYTSLQEEAQGKTKKLKKVWTMLMAAKSEMADLQQEHQREIEGLLENIRQLSRELRLQMLIIDNFIPQDYQEMIENYVHWNEDIGEWQLKCVAYTGNNMRKQTPVLDKKEKDPFEVDLSHVYLAYTEESLRQSLMKLERPRTSKGRSRPKTGRRKRSAKPGAVIDSLLQ
- the KIF3A gene encoding kinesin-like protein KIF3A isoform X3 yields the protein MPINKPEKLDKPESCDNVKVVVRCRPLNEREKATGYKMAVNVDEMRGTITVHKTDSSNEPPKTFTFDTVFGPESKQLDVYNLTARPIIDSVLEGYNGTIFAYGQTGTGKTFTMEGVRAVPELRGIIPNSFAHIFGHIAKAEGDTRFLVRVSYLEIYNEEVRDLLGKDQTQRLEVKERPDVGVYIKDLSAYVVNNADDMDRIMTLGHKNRSVGATNMNEHSSRSHAIFTITIECSEKGVDGNMHVRMGKLHLVDLAGSERQAKTGATGQRLKEATKINLSLSTLGNVISALVDGKSTHVPYRNSKLTRLLQDSLGGNSKTMMCANIGPADYNYDETISTLRYANRAKNIKNKARINEDPKDALLRQFQKEIEELKKKLEEGEEISGSETSDSEEEDEDDDGEIGEDGEKRKKRRGSSSSSSSDSTCSVIEKPLDKSFTNQAGKKKVSPDKMVEMQAKIEEERKALETKLDMEEEERNKARAELEKREKDLLKAQQEHQSLLEKLSALEKKVIVGGVDLLAKAEEQEKLLEESNMELEERRKRAEQLRKELEEKEQERLDIEEKYTSLQEEAQGKTKKLKKVWTMLMAAKSEMADLQQEHQREIEGLLENIRQLSRELRLQMLIIDNFIPQDYQEMIENYVHWNEDIGEWQLKCVAYTGNNMRKQTPVLDKKEKDPFEVDLSHVYLAYTEESLRQSLMKLERPRTSKGRSRPKTGRRKRSAKPGAVIDSLLQ
- the KIF3A gene encoding kinesin-like protein KIF3A isoform X2; the protein is MPINKPEKLDKPESCDNVKVVVRCRPLNEREKATGYKMAVNVDEMRGTITVHKTDSSNEPPKTFTFDTVFGPESKQLDVYNLTARPIIDSVLEGYNGTIFAYGQTGTGKTFTMEGVRAVPELRGIIPNSFAHIFGHIAKAEGDTRFLVRVSYLEIYNEEVRDLLGKDQTQRLEVKERPDVGVYIKDLSAYVVNNADDMDRIMTLGHKNRSVGATNMNEHSSRSHAIFTITIECSEKGVDGNMHVRMGKLHLVDLAGSERQAKTGATGQRLKEATKINLSLSTLGNVISALVDGKSTHVPYRNSKLTRLLQDSLGGNSKTMMCANIGPADYNYDETISTLRYANRAKNIKNKARINEDPKDALLRQFQKEIEELKKKLEEGEEISGSETSDSEEEDEDDDGEIGEDGEKRKKRRGKKKVSPDKMVEMQAKIEEERKALETKLDMEEEERNKARAELEKREKDLLKAQQEHQSLLEKLSALEKKVIVGGVDLLAKAEEQEKLLEESNMELEERRKRAEQLRKELEEKEQERLDIEEKYTSLQEEAQGKTKKLKKVWTMLMAAKSEMADLQQEHQREIEGLLENIRQLSRELRLQMLIIDNFIPQDYQEMIENYVHWNEDIGEWQLKCVAYTGNNMRKQTPVLDKKEKDPFEVDLSHVYLAYTEESLRQSLMKLERPRTSKGRSRPKTGRRKRSAKPGAVIDSLLQ